The following coding sequences are from one Rhipicephalus microplus isolate Deutch F79 chromosome 3, USDA_Rmic, whole genome shotgun sequence window:
- the LOC119187627 gene encoding solute carrier family 22 member 7 codes for MPTSEKSKCGSSSIRTKAHTRNGSAKPRSTASEPMRTGSSSSSKSRRKAACRNSTKPVSQASEGPTPQPQKDVSPLERTTPTSGLQEPQGAAAQPKAPVDAKTQASMCALKSNAHHNNTSRASSGAVSPSCAELLPGFVAIDTWDAVQANTYVVLGHGPYQRRVLTCGMLSVTVAFFHYLAYRLIGRQVDHWCRAPEHLSFLSAAAWKNLSVPVEADGSYSRCTMYDPPVPVGEEENRTAVPCHEWGYDIANKADSIVSRFDLVCDRKYLYDLSSLAPIIGSALVAPLLGLASDRAGRKPVMLMCAFVQLLATVACSFSQTYTFFVSTRILLFVAADVTFLNTFILIHEVTGNERRSTFTILDTAVPLTVVPPLMHALSLLEPRWMLAQALPVISGVMLVVWCYLQEESPTWLIATRHIARAERVLLLAAKENGVDVAKARTTFTVVKEQLYKLDEDPPNAAPIERVLEAVKTRRRAVSALLARFALDATFIGITISDVTTGIAWEVAHVFAFGAYVASIGVCIRRYGVKETLSTLLAILSAFCVLETLVIVAGQHTLRRFVHEGLKVALSGATAVTFCYTAETFPTAVRNVGISLAHLTGGLGDVVAIAVILLTEQHASHVFYALSAFMDNYIL; via the exons ATGCCTACGTCCGAGAAATCAAAGTGTGGCTCCAGCTCCATCCGCACTAAAGCTCACACTCGCAATGGATCAGCTAAGCCTAGATCGACAGCTAGTGAACCCATGCGCAccggcagcagtagcagcagcaagaGCCGTAGAAAGGCAGCGTGCCGGAATTCCACGAAGCCAGTCAGCCAGGCATCTGAAGGACCAACTCCTCAACCGCAGAAGGATGTCTCCCCGCTGGAACGAACGACACCCACAAGCGGGCTTCAGGAGCCTCAAGGGGCTGCTGCTCAACCAAAGGCGCCAGTGGACGCGAAAACGCAGGCCTCCATGTGCGCTTTGAAGTCCAACGCCCATCACAACAATACATCGCGGGCATCTTCCGGTGCGGTGAGCCCTTCCTGTGCAGAGCTACTGCCAGGGTTCGTCGCAATAGACACCTGGGACGCAGTTCAAGCCAATACATACGTCGTCCTGGGCCACGGGCCGTACCAGCGCCGGGTTCTGACGTGTGGAATGCTCTCCGTGACAGTGGCATTTTTCCACTATCTCGCGTACAGACTCATCGGCAGGCAGGTCGATCACTGGTGCAGGGCCCCGGAGCACTTGTCGTTTCTGTCGGCCGCCGCCTGGAAAAACCTTTCCGTACCCGTCGAGGCTGACGGCAGCTACAGCAGATGCACAATGTATGACCCGCCTGTGCCG GTAGGTGAAGAAGAAAACAGGACCGCTGTTCCCTGCCACGAGTGGGGCTACGACATCGCGAACAAGGCAGACAGCATCGTGAGTCGTTTCGACCTCGTTTGCGACCGGAAGTACCTGTACGACCTGTCCTCGCTCGCACCCATCATCGGTTCCGCTCTCGTAGCGCCCCTGCTTGGCTTGGCATCGGACCGTGCTGGCAGGAAGCCGGTGATGCTGATGTGCGCGTTCGTCCAACTCTTGGCCACCGTCGCATGCAGCTTCTCACAGACGTACACGTTCTTCGTCTCCACACGGATCTTGCTCTTCGTGGCGGCTGATGTCACCTTCCTTAACACATTCATCCTGATACACGAGGTGACAGGAAATGAGCGTCGCTCGACGTTCACTATCCTGGACACTGCAGTACCACTCACCGTAGTCCCTCCGCTGATGCACGCGCTTTCTCTTCTGGAACCGCGCTGGATGCTGGCCCAGGCGCTCCCCGTAATCAGTGGTGTCATGCTGGTGGTTTGGTGCTACCTGCAGGAGGAGTCGCCCACCTGGCTCATCGCCACTCGACACATCGCTAGGGCCGAGAGAGTGTTGCTGCTGGCAGCCAAAGAAAACGGCGTTGATGTAGCAAAGGCCCGGACGACATTTACGGTCGTCAAGGAGCAGCTGTACAAGTTGGACGAGGATCCCCCAAACGCGGCTCCAATAGAGCGTGTATTGGAGGCTGTTAAGACGCGACGTCGCGCAGTGTCCGCCCTCCTGGCGAGGTTCGCTTTAGACGCCACCTTCATTGGCATCACCATTAGTGACGTGACCACTGGGATTGCCTGGGAGGTGGCACATGTCTTCGCTTTCGGGGCTTACGTGGCCTCCATCGGCGTTTGCATACGGAGATACGGCGTCAAGGAGACTTTGTCCACTCTTCTGGCCATACTGAGTGCCTTCTGCGTTCTGGAAACGCTGGTGATCGTCGCCGGCCAACATACGTTGAGGCGGTTTGTGCACGAAGGTTTGAAAGTGGCCTTGTCCGGCGCAACGGCCGTCACGTTTTGCTATACGGCAGAGACCTTTCCGACGGCTGTACGGAACGTCGGCATCAGCCTAGCGCATCTCACCGGTGGTTTAGGCGACGTCGTAGCCATTGCCGTCATACTCCTTACCGAACAACATGCCAGTCATgtgttttatgccctgtcggccTTCATG GACAACTACATCCTCTGA